Proteins encoded in a region of the Zea mays cultivar B73 chromosome 2, Zm-B73-REFERENCE-NAM-5.0, whole genome shotgun sequence genome:
- the LOC103646013 gene encoding nuclear poly(A) polymerase 4, whose translation MASQPKKISSEPISLVGPTPADIEATAQLEKLLREAGMYESAEESAVRAEVLRDLQGIVDLWVKQLMLKHGYPDAMVDEATAFVLPFGSYRLGVLGGGSDIDALVVGPSFVDRDQDFFGVLAGVLAETEAVTELHPVPGAHVPVMKLRFRGVQVDLVYASVNLPVVPRNLDLSDRHVLRGLDHVTARSMNGVRVADEIVRLVPDAAAFRTTLRCVKLWAKSRGVYSNVSGFLGGVAWAILVARVCQLYPNAVPSMLVSRFFKVFSHWRWPIPVMLCDIEHDDELGLPVWDVRRNLPDRSHLMPVITPAYPCMNCTYNVSRATHRVIKEQIQAGDVACQKIAAGGGRDWGALFQPSPFFSTHKSYLQVDAAVAGGAEELREWKGWVESRLRQLVAKVERDTFGELLCHQNPRAYDAEPHGLRRASSFFVGLSKPQQQHKPHPPEGYPPFFDLRATVLEFQQDVYSYKFWRPGLELVVKHVRRNKLPAYVMQKIGGRNIHELKRKRADDDSSPSSPPLCSSSSASSGDGDSVQGPSSRAELHPRKAMLFDPSPS comes from the coding sequence ATGGCTTCCCAGCCGAAGAAGATATCCAGCGAGCCCATCTCTCTGGTTGGCCCGACGCCCGCCGACATCGAGGCCACGGCGCAGCTGGAGAAGCTCCTGCGCGAAGCGGGAATGTACGAGAGCGCCGAGGAGTCGGCGGTCCGCGCCGAGGTGCTGCGCGACCTCCAGGGCATCGTCGACCTCTGGGTCAAGCAGCTCATGCTCAAGCATGGGTACCCCGACGCCATGGTCGACGAGGCAACCGCCTTTGTGCTCCCGTTCGGATCGTACCGCCTCGGCGTCCTCGGCGGCGGCTCCGACATCGACGCGCTCGTCGTGGGGCCCTCCTTCGTCGACCGCGATCAAGATTTCTTCGGTGTGCTGGCCGGCGTGCTGGCCGAGACGGAGGCGGTGACGGAGCTGCATCCCGTGCCCGGCGCGCACGTCCCCGTCATGAAGCTGAGGTTCCGCGGCGTGCAGGTGGACCTCGTCTACGCCAGCGTCAACCTCCCCGTGGTGCCCCGGAACCTGGATCTGAGCGACCGCCACGTGCTCCGCGGCCTCGACCACGTCACCGCCCGCAGCATGAACGGCGTGCGCGTGGCCGACGAGATCGTGCGGCTGGTTCCCGACGCCGCCGCGTTCCGCACGACGCTGCGGTGCGTGAAGCTGTGGGCCAAGTCGCGGGGCGTCTACTCCAACGTGTCCGGCTTCCTCGGCGGCGTGGCCTGGGCCATCCTGGTGGCGCGCGTGTGCCAGCTCTACCCCAACGCCGTGCCCAGCATGCTGGTGTCTCGCTTCTTCAAGGTGTTCAGCCATTGGAGGTGGCCCATCCCGGTGATGCTCTGCGACATCGAGCACGACGACGAGCTCGGACTCCCGGTCTGGGACGTGCGGAGGAACCTGCCCGACCGGAGCCACCTCATGCCCGTCATCACGCCGGCGTACCCGTGTATGAACTGCACGTACAATGTCTCTCGGGCCACCCATAGGGTCATCAAGGAGCAGATCCAGGCCGGGGACGTCGCGTGCCAGAAGATCGCCGCCGGCGGCGGCCGCGACTGGGGCGCGCTGTTCCAGCCGTCCCCGTTCTTCAGCACGCACAAGAGCTATCTGCAGGTGGACGCGGCGGTGGCAGGAGGCGCAGAAGAGCTCCGGGAGTGGAAGGGGTGGGTGGAGTCGCGGCTGCGGCAGCTCGTGGCCAAGGTTGAGAGGGACACGTTCGGCGAGCTGCTATGCCACCAGAACCCGCGTGCCTACGACGCCGAGCCACACGGCTTGCGGCGCGCGTCGTCGTTTTTCGTGGGCTTGTCGAAGCCACAGCAGCAGCACAAGCCGCACCCGCCGGAAGGGTATCCGCCGTTTTTTGACCTCCGTGCGACGGTGCTCGAGTTCCAGCAGGACGTCTACTCGTACAAGTTCTGGAGGCCCGGCTTGGAGTTGGTCGTCAAGCACGTCCGGCGGAACAAGCTGCCGGCGTACGTGATGCAGAAGATTGGTGGTCGGAATATCCATGAGCTCAAGAGGAAGCGCGCCGACGACGActcttcaccttcgtcgccgccaTTGTGCTCGTCGTCCTCCGCCTCTTCTGGCGACGGTGACTCCGTGCAAGGACCGAGCAGCAGGGCAGAGCTGCATCCAAGAAAGGCAATGTTGTTCGATCCCAGTCCCAGCTGA